Proteins from a single region of Apium graveolens cultivar Ventura chromosome 7, ASM990537v1, whole genome shotgun sequence:
- the LOC141673994 gene encoding uncharacterized protein LOC141673994 yields the protein MTKEAEAGNKEEESTVNSDMAAALKKLQAEMEAMKSENATLKREITTAKSKTKTIGKKHIPSDKNAEEGIHDMQHDDDYDKRNADGERRRSRRRSRSKNYILESVKKELQEVRDMIQRIPGVPKPLEKATSTSYTDSPFTDDIAKIEIPKRFTVPYMKPYDVSSDPLEHIAQYKQRMFTVPITMDLKEPCMCKGFGSMLTGPAIQWFVGFPNGKSYRGFYKGLERGSPLYEELTKYPCSTMKDVQVKAMAQVRLEEDRREDDDKYYRPSHKIATTRSRDYKPYSRNGREEPRVYSTNKRADWRKDPSLPLCMTAGFNIKPSAMMKEFHKLGNVVKWPVKSNKPKLNHDSKLWCDFHGEYGHRAHDCVVLQREIQTLIKKGYLSEFMKHSTHDKRERSPARQPPPPPHHKLINFIAGGSDICGATYSHAKRITWDTNMQVAQADVKVSHIPRVYFDEQDKGTQRETQYDRLVISIPIGNFLIKRVLVDNGSAENIMMLMKLKEIGLAESDMLKRTTTLVGFSGETKRTMREIALPTYAQGVNLL from the exons ATGACAAAAGAGGCGGAAGCAGGAAACAAAGAAGAAGAATCGACTGTCAATTCAGACATGGCAGCAGCTCTGAAGAAATTACAGGCGGAAATGGAGGCTATGAAATCAGAAAATGCAACGTTAAAAAGAGAGATAACCACAGCAAAATCCAAGACGAAAACAATAGGCAAGAAGCACATTCCGAGT GACAAAAATGCTGAAGAAGGCATACATGATATGCAGCATGACGACGATTATGACAAAAGAAATGCGGACGGTGAAAGGAGAAGATCTAGACGTAGATCTAGGTCAAAAAACTACATCCTAGAATCAGTGAAAAAGGAGCTTCAAGAAGTAAGGGATATGATTCAACGCATTCCAGGAGTTCCAAAACCTTTAGAGAAAGCGACTTCAACTAGCTACACGGACTCACCATTCACAGATGACATTGCAAAGATAGAGATCCCAAAAAGATTTACAGTTCCTTATATGAAACCTTATGACGTATCCAGTGACCCATTGGAGCACATTGCTCAATACAAACAACGAATGTTTACAGTACCAATCACGATGGATCTAAAAGAACCGTGCATGTGCAAGGGTTTTGGTTCCATGCTCACTGGGCCGGCCATACAGTGGTTTGTTGGGTTTCCAAATGGAA AAAGCTATAGAGGCTTTTATAAGGGACTAGAAAGAGGTTCTCCACTCTATGAAGAACTTACTAAATATCCATGCAGCACAATGAAAGATGTACAGGTCAAAGCCATGGCCCAGGTAAGATTGGAGGAGGACAGGAGAGAAGACGACGACAAGTATTACCGACCTAGCCACAAAATAGCAACAACAAGGTCAAGAGATTACAAGCCATACTCAAGGAATGGACGAGAGGAGCCACGCGTCTATTCAACAAATAAACGTGCTGATTGGAGGAAAGATCCAAGTTTGCCCCTATGTATGACAGCTGGTTTCAACATAAAACCATCAGCAATGATGAAAGAATTCCACAAGCTAGGGAACGTGGTGAAATGGCCCGTCAAGTCTAACAAACCCAAGTTGAATCATGATTCGAAATTATGGTGTGACTTCCATGGAGAATACGGACATAGAGCACATGATTGTGTGGTGTTACAAAGGGAAATTCAAACCCTTATCAAGAAAGGGTACCTATCAGAATTCATGAAACACTCCACACATGACAAAAGGGAACGATCACCAGCACGTCAACCACCCCCACCTCCTCATCACAAGTTAATCAACTTCATAGCAGGAGGATCAGATATCTGTGGAGCTACATACTCACATGCGAAGAGAATTACATGGGACACAAATATGCAAGTGGCACAGGCTGATGTCAAAGTTAGCCACATACCTAGAGTGTATTTTGATGAGCAAGACAAGGGTACTCAAAGAGAAACTCAATATGACAGATTGGTAATCTCCATACCCATAGGAAATTTTCTGATCAAAAGAGTCTTGGTTGACAACGGGAGTGCGGAAAACATCATGATGCTCATGAAACTAAAGGAAATTGGACTAGCTGAAAGTGACATGTTAAAAAGAACTACCACACTTGTTGGGTTCAGTGGAGAAACAAAAAGAACCATGAGAGAAATTGCCTTACCAACATATGCCCAAGGCGTGAATCTTCTATAG
- the LOC141673995 gene encoding uncharacterized protein LOC141673995, giving the protein MGYYWPTLRHDAMEYVKKCDACQRHAPIIYQPSELLHATMLSWPFMKWGMGIIGKMPPTPGQKMFMLVMTDYVSKWIEAEAFRKVKNRTTPKTTIGQTPSSLVYGTEAVLSTEVMMPTIRYGLSTYNANKHEMMHDIDTINESREMEKIRMAIYQQKVAKSYNKNVHVRTLQVGDMVLRKVFQNMMDMLVGKFVETWEGPYLIVAVVGCGAYQLSTMDGVQIPRMST; this is encoded by the exons ATGGGTTACTATTGGCCTACTCTTAGACATGATGCCATGGAATATGTAAAAAAGTGTGATGCCTGTCAACGACATGCTCCCATTATATATCAACCCTCTGAACTACTCCATGCCACAATGCTGTCATGGCCATTCATGAAATGGGGGATGGGTATCATTGGAAAAATGCCCCCAACACCAGGTCAAAAAATGTTCATGCTGGTAATGACGGATTACGTCTCCAAATGGATTGAAGCCGAAGCATTTAGAAAAGTGAAAA ATAGAACAACACCCAAAACAACCATAGGGCAGACTCCATCCAGCTTGGTTTATGGCACAGAAGCAGTGCTTTCAACCGAGGTCATGATGCCAACAATCAGATATGGATTGTCAACATATAATGCTAATAAACATGAGATGATGCATGACATCGACACCATTAATGAATCAAGAGAAATGGAAAAAATACGTATGGCCATATATCAACAGAAAGTAGCCAAAAGTTACAACAAAAATGTTCATGTCAGAACATTACAAGTAGGTGACATGGTGTTGAGGAAAGTGTTTCAAAACATGATGGACATGTTAGTAGGAAAATTCGTAGAAACATGGGAAGGACCCTACTTGATAGTGGCTGTGGTAGGATGTGGTGCATATCAATTGTCAACTATGGATGGTGTTCAAATCCCCAGGATGTCCACCTGA